Proteins encoded in a region of the Streptomyces sp. NBC_00513 genome:
- a CDS encoding tyrosinase family oxidase copper chaperone yields MYAVPPAPLTRRALLRSAFTAAVLAGTAAALAPVLRARRPRQTVTPAPLAEETYRGRHIAVDLAGVRIDGRPLHVMRRADGSYLSGVNHFQSYGTPMELARAAVDELGTNQLAMAAPHHG; encoded by the coding sequence ACCGCCCGCACCACTCACCCGGCGCGCGCTCCTGCGTTCGGCCTTCACCGCGGCCGTGCTCGCCGGCACCGCCGCGGCCCTGGCCCCCGTCCTGCGTGCCCGGCGTCCCCGTCAGACGGTGACCCCGGCCCCGCTCGCCGAGGAGACCTACCGGGGCCGGCACATCGCCGTGGACCTCGCCGGCGTCCGCATCGACGGGCGCCCGCTCCACGTCATGCGCCGCGCGGACGGCAGCTACCTGAGCGGCGTCAACCACTTCCAGTCGTACGGGACCCCCATGGAACTGGCCCGCGCGGCCGTCGACGAACTCGGCACCAACCAGCTGGCGATGGCCGCCCCCCACCACGGCTGA